A single region of the Candidatus Binatia bacterium genome encodes:
- a CDS encoding helix-turn-helix domain-containing protein codes for MEDEVRAPSSADFGTLLRRHRLAAGLSQEALAERAHMSTNGIGALERGYRRTPQRETLELLVSALALEGEQREAFETAALATPRRAGGSVTLGPWTGHGASPLPLALTSFVGRDAELAEIASLVREYRLVTLTGSGGVGKTQTALRAAAALADDGESVVRFASLATADDSALVDAVADAIGVRDAGSRPLLETLLGYLKNKSLLLILDNCEHVVSEAASFVDALLAACPDVRVLATSREPLRTAGERTFRLPSLSEPGSLELFADRARAVEHRFEINRENAAAVAELCRRLDGIPLAIELAAARVNLLSVKALTERLDARFRILSGGERTALARHQTMRATIEWSFNLLSEREQRLFERLAIFVGGCTLAGAEAVASDAELAPGDVFDLVSSLTEKSLVVADVEAVRPRYRLLESTRAFASEKLAASDERAELARRHALWMAELADRAAATGRTMPTQPWGIEFGPELDDARAAFEWALFANEHAIAARIAAGFTSVWLTMRGQTEPRRMLDAVIPHLDPEGAPAIAAQVWRTRATLTFAADRIEAARRALELDERGGDYFGQVVSLYQITAGLLQSGRIEEAEAINDRAMRICREHGLTSSRRYAWVLDIGARRAARLGLVEEARSLYADALSVMIAFGDELDAATIRQNIGELEFGEGRYEQALEYAESALASARRADLKHREGSAMTNSAACRLMLGDVDGAYLTAREALALVQGAQTFETTVAIQHLATVAALRGDAELAARLSGYVDAWYARVGYERDVTERKTSEVLTAALRARLSEDEIAALAAAGAHLTEEQAAADAFG; via the coding sequence ATGGAGGACGAAGTCCGAGCCCCCAGCTCGGCCGACTTCGGGACGCTCCTGCGCCGCCACAGGCTTGCGGCGGGCCTCTCGCAAGAGGCGCTTGCCGAACGCGCGCACATGAGCACGAACGGAATCGGCGCGCTCGAGCGCGGCTATCGCCGTACGCCGCAGCGCGAGACCCTCGAACTCCTCGTCAGCGCGCTCGCGCTCGAGGGCGAGCAGCGCGAGGCGTTCGAGACCGCGGCCCTCGCGACGCCGCGCCGCGCGGGCGGCTCCGTGACCCTCGGCCCGTGGACGGGGCACGGCGCCTCGCCGCTGCCGCTCGCTCTGACGAGTTTCGTCGGCCGCGACGCGGAGTTGGCCGAGATCGCGTCGCTCGTTCGAGAGTACCGCCTCGTAACGCTGACCGGTTCCGGCGGAGTCGGCAAGACGCAGACGGCGCTTCGCGCCGCGGCGGCGCTTGCCGACGACGGCGAGAGCGTCGTGCGATTCGCGAGCCTCGCAACGGCGGACGACTCGGCCCTCGTCGATGCGGTTGCGGATGCGATCGGCGTGCGCGACGCCGGCTCGCGTCCGCTGCTCGAAACCCTGCTCGGCTACCTCAAGAACAAATCGCTGCTCCTCATTCTCGACAACTGCGAGCACGTCGTCTCCGAGGCTGCGAGCTTCGTAGACGCGCTCTTGGCCGCGTGCCCGGACGTTCGCGTCCTCGCGACGAGCCGCGAGCCGCTGCGGACGGCGGGCGAGCGTACCTTCCGGCTGCCTTCGCTGAGCGAACCGGGTTCGCTCGAGCTCTTCGCCGATCGCGCGCGGGCCGTCGAGCATCGCTTTGAGATCAACCGAGAGAACGCGGCCGCCGTCGCGGAACTCTGCCGGCGCCTCGACGGTATCCCCTTGGCGATCGAACTCGCGGCGGCGCGCGTCAACCTGCTCTCGGTGAAGGCGCTGACCGAACGCCTCGACGCGCGTTTCCGGATTCTCAGCGGCGGCGAGCGTACCGCGCTCGCTCGCCATCAGACGATGCGCGCGACGATCGAGTGGAGCTTCAATCTGCTCTCCGAGCGCGAGCAGCGGCTCTTCGAGCGGCTTGCGATCTTCGTCGGCGGCTGCACGTTGGCCGGTGCCGAGGCGGTTGCGTCCGACGCGGAACTCGCTCCCGGCGACGTCTTCGATCTCGTATCGTCGCTGACCGAGAAATCGCTGGTCGTCGCCGACGTGGAGGCGGTGCGGCCGCGCTATCGTCTCCTCGAGTCGACGCGCGCCTTCGCGTCCGAGAAACTCGCCGCGAGCGACGAGCGGGCCGAACTCGCGCGACGCCACGCGCTCTGGATGGCCGAGCTCGCCGATCGAGCAGCCGCGACGGGTCGAACGATGCCGACGCAGCCGTGGGGCATCGAGTTCGGGCCCGAGCTGGACGATGCGCGCGCGGCGTTCGAGTGGGCGCTCTTCGCGAACGAACACGCGATTGCGGCGCGCATCGCGGCCGGCTTTACGTCGGTCTGGCTGACGATGCGCGGTCAGACGGAGCCGCGCCGAATGCTCGATGCCGTGATTCCGCATCTCGACCCCGAGGGCGCGCCGGCGATCGCGGCGCAGGTCTGGCGCACGCGCGCGACGCTCACGTTTGCGGCCGATCGCATCGAAGCCGCGCGCCGCGCCCTCGAACTCGACGAGAGAGGCGGAGATTATTTCGGCCAAGTCGTCAGCCTCTACCAGATAACCGCCGGTCTGCTGCAGAGCGGACGAATCGAAGAGGCGGAAGCGATTAACGATCGCGCGATGCGGATCTGCCGCGAGCACGGGCTGACGTCGTCGCGTCGTTACGCCTGGGTTCTGGATATCGGTGCGCGGCGCGCCGCGCGGCTGGGGCTCGTCGAAGAGGCGCGATCGCTATACGCGGACGCGCTCTCGGTGATGATCGCGTTCGGCGACGAGCTCGACGCCGCGACGATCCGCCAGAACATCGGCGAACTGGAGTTCGGCGAAGGCCGCTACGAGCAGGCGCTCGAGTACGCCGAGTCGGCGCTCGCGTCGGCGCGCCGCGCCGACCTCAAACATCGCGAAGGCTCGGCGATGACGAACTCGGCGGCCTGCCGCCTCATGCTCGGCGACGTTGACGGGGCGTACCTGACGGCGCGCGAGGCGCTCGCGCTCGTCCAGGGCGCGCAGACGTTCGAAACGACGGTTGCGATCCAACACCTGGCGACGGTAGCCGCACTGCGCGGCGACGCCGAGCTCGCGGCGCGTCTCTCCGGCTACGTCGACGCATGGTACGCGAGGGTCGGATACGAACGCGACGTCACCGAGCGCAAGACGTCGGAGGTGCTGACGGCCGCGCTGCGAGCGAGGCTGAGTGAGGACGAAATCGCGGCGCTGGCGGCTGCGGGCGCACATCTCACCGAGGAGCAAGCCGCCGCAGACGCGTTCGGCTAG
- the pdxT gene encoding pyridoxal 5'-phosphate synthase glutaminase subunit PdxT yields the protein MATNLSSRRKLAVGVLALQGDVVEHIAALERAGATAFEVRNLGDLERADALVIPGGESTTVMKLLGRSGLDRPIVERVRRGMPLWGTCMGMIVAAREVADLDQPTLGVLDVTVRRNAFGRQNDSAEVALPIDVLGGAPFPAIFIRAPWIERCGANVEVLAVRDGRGVMVREGNVLATSFHPELTRDPRVHRYFLDMADTQIKGKESTAA from the coding sequence GTGGCAACTAACCTTTCGAGCCGCCGTAAACTCGCCGTCGGCGTTCTCGCGCTGCAGGGCGACGTCGTCGAACACATCGCGGCGCTCGAGCGAGCCGGCGCGACGGCGTTCGAGGTGCGAAACCTCGGCGACCTCGAGCGCGCCGATGCGCTCGTCATTCCCGGGGGCGAATCGACGACCGTCATGAAATTGCTCGGACGCTCCGGCCTCGATCGCCCGATCGTCGAACGGGTGCGACGCGGAATGCCGCTCTGGGGGACGTGCATGGGCATGATCGTCGCGGCGCGCGAGGTCGCGGATCTCGATCAACCGACGCTGGGAGTGCTCGACGTTACCGTGCGCCGCAACGCCTTCGGGCGGCAGAACGATTCGGCGGAGGTCGCTCTGCCGATCGACGTTCTCGGCGGCGCGCCGTTTCCGGCGATCTTCATACGCGCGCCGTGGATCGAGCGTTGCGGTGCGAACGTCGAAGTTCTCGCAGTGCGGGACGGTCGCGGCGTCATGGTGCGTGAGGGTAACGTGCTCGCGACGTCGTTCCACCCCGAGCTGACCCGCGACCCTCGCGTCCACCGTTACTTTCTCGATATGGCGGATACGCAAATCAAAGGGAAGGAATCCACGGCGGCGTAA
- a CDS encoding aminotransferase class I/II-fold pyridoxal phosphate-dependent enzyme gives MDQRRTPYFQALLDYVDSGVLPFHTPGHVQGVGMDLAFREFVGDNICAIDLTPMPGIDDLLQPTEAIKEAQQLAAQAWGADNSFFLINGSTSGNQCMMVTAVNPGEKIAVPRNSHKSMLGGLVMSGAEPVYMQPEVDEEMRMDHCVTPETVARTLREHPDVTAVYLVSPTYYGVAADLAAIERIAHEAGKLLLVDEAWGPHFHFHPALPLSATAAGADLCINSTHKMLSAFSQCAMLHQKGDRVRLDRLTAVLKMFLSTSPNLPMVASLDVARKQMATEGEALLSRTIELANETRARLNEIPGIYCFGEEMRGRPGVFGLDPTKITVTVRGLGYTGYEASEILRRRHNIQVELADLFNVVALVTIGTTHEAAQRLIDAFTEMARDDRELDVFAPSGVLERRLRRGKFRLPQLPPMRMRPRDAFLADTEVVKFRESAGRICAETLTPYPPGIPVIAPGEEITPEIVDYLRLELKAGVRIQGPFDDDLRFIRVVKE, from the coding sequence GTGGACCAGCGGCGGACGCCCTACTTTCAAGCGCTGCTCGACTACGTGGACTCGGGCGTGCTGCCGTTTCACACGCCCGGGCACGTCCAGGGCGTCGGCATGGACCTCGCCTTCCGTGAGTTCGTCGGCGACAACATCTGCGCGATCGATCTGACGCCGATGCCCGGCATCGACGACCTGCTGCAGCCGACCGAGGCGATCAAAGAGGCCCAGCAGTTGGCGGCGCAGGCGTGGGGAGCCGACAACTCGTTCTTCCTGATCAACGGCTCGACGAGCGGCAATCAGTGCATGATGGTGACCGCCGTGAATCCCGGCGAGAAGATCGCGGTCCCGCGCAATTCGCACAAGTCCATGCTCGGCGGCCTCGTGATGAGCGGCGCGGAGCCGGTTTACATGCAGCCCGAGGTGGACGAAGAGATGCGCATGGACCATTGCGTGACGCCGGAGACGGTCGCGCGCACCCTGCGCGAGCACCCCGACGTGACCGCGGTCTATCTCGTCTCGCCGACCTACTACGGCGTCGCGGCCGATCTCGCCGCGATCGAGCGGATCGCGCACGAGGCCGGGAAACTGCTGCTCGTGGACGAGGCCTGGGGACCGCACTTTCACTTTCATCCGGCGCTGCCGCTCTCGGCAACCGCCGCCGGCGCCGATCTCTGCATCAACTCGACGCACAAGATGCTCTCGGCCTTCTCGCAGTGCGCGATGCTCCATCAGAAGGGCGACCGCGTGCGCCTCGACCGGCTCACTGCGGTGCTGAAGATGTTCCTCTCGACCTCTCCGAACTTGCCGATGGTCGCCTCGCTCGACGTCGCGCGCAAGCAGATGGCGACCGAGGGAGAGGCGCTGCTCTCTCGGACGATCGAGCTTGCGAACGAGACGCGCGCCCGGCTCAACGAGATCCCCGGAATCTACTGCTTCGGCGAGGAGATGCGCGGGCGCCCGGGCGTCTTCGGGCTCGACCCGACGAAGATCACGGTGACCGTGCGCGGGCTGGGCTATACCGGATACGAGGCCTCGGAGATCCTGCGCCGCCGCCACAACATTCAGGTTGAGTTGGCCGATCTCTTCAACGTCGTGGCGCTCGTGACGATCGGAACGACGCACGAAGCCGCGCAACGGCTGATCGACGCGTTCACCGAGATGGCGCGCGACGACCGCGAGTTGGACGTGTTCGCGCCGTCGGGAGTGCTCGAACGGCGTCTGCGCCGCGGGAAATTTCGGTTGCCGCAACTGCCGCCGATGCGGATGCGTCCGCGCGACGCGTTTCTCGCCGATACCGAGGTCGTGAAGTTTCGCGAGTCGGCCGGTCGCATCTGCGCCGAAACGCTGACTCCCTACCCGCCCGGAATTCCCGTCATCGCGCCCGGCGAGGAGATCACGCCGGAGATCGTGGATTATTTGCGGCTCGAGTTGAAGGCGGGCGTGCGCATCCAAGGCCCGTTCGACGATGACCTGCGATTCATACGCGTCGTGAAGGAGTGA
- a CDS encoding HNH endonuclease yields MSEVLVLNSTYEALNVTSFQRAVKLIFAGKAEMLHGRDRMLASPTFEMRMPSIIRMLYYIRRPMQKVALTKKNVLIRDDHMCQYCGTRGDRLMTVDHIIPKSRGGESTWENLVCACMRCNNRKNNRIPHEANMTLQRKPRQPKYIPWIQIKRNTLPDEWGKFLFLYNVSIDERIET; encoded by the coding sequence GTGAGCGAGGTGCTCGTTCTAAATTCGACGTACGAGGCGCTGAACGTCACGAGTTTTCAGCGCGCCGTCAAGCTCATCTTCGCCGGCAAGGCCGAGATGCTGCACGGCCGCGATCGCATGCTGGCATCGCCGACGTTCGAGATGCGCATGCCGTCCATCATTCGCATGCTCTATTACATCCGCCGTCCGATGCAAAAAGTCGCACTGACGAAGAAGAACGTTCTGATCCGCGACGACCATATGTGTCAATACTGCGGAACGCGCGGCGACCGGCTGATGACCGTGGATCACATCATTCCGAAGAGCCGCGGCGGAGAGTCGACCTGGGAGAACCTCGTCTGCGCGTGCATGCGGTGCAACAATCGGAAGAACAACCGCATACCGCACGAGGCGAACATGACGCTGCAGCGCAAGCCGCGGCAGCCTAAGTACATACCGTGGATTCAGATCAAGCGCAACACGCTCCCGGACGAATGGGGCAAGTTCCTCTTCCTTTATAACGTTTCGATCGACGAGCGTATCGAGACGTAG
- a CDS encoding arylsulfatase produces the protein MKRGVAVGLTGLAVAGGATVALSQGLDFKTIMSSLVETQSIADSDVIPAPAPTFGGTIERDVAKSTAWWPPAIAPKPGSPNVLLVLIDDEGFAANSSFGGLIPTPVSDQLAREGLRYTNFHTTSLCSPTRAALITGRNHGAVGYEMIAELSTGFPGYNAQIGKENATVARILQANGYATAWFGKDHNVPLYWATDAGPKDQWPTGQGFDYFYGFLGGDMDQWHPTIFENTNQIFPDVGHPGYNLNVAMADQAVSWVHRMTDLRPTQPLFLYYAPGATHAPHQPTPAWIAKMKGKFDMGWDAYRQYAFKRQQQQGIIPKGAKLTPWPDENAGGIYGETRLPHWNTLSASEKREYAHMMEVYAAYLAETDYEVGRVIQSFKDTGRYNNTLIFYIHGDNGASAEGGFEGTPSEVWAFNGVFPKVKRFWPRFGSHWGDEYTDVHYPVAWAWALDTPFKWTKQVASYFGGTRNGLIVSWPGHIGDPGGLRTQFHHVIDIEPTILEACGIKQPSEVDGVKQKPIEGVSMVYTFDKANANAPSNHHVQYFEMFGAPAIYQDGWIATTDPTNLPWLVLSNKFTPDRWETMTWHLYHVTADDDWTEYADVQSQYPDKLKELQALFVSEGEKNNVFPINNLPNFFDPRPSLIGDRTTVTYHPGITALNQADTPNILNRDFTIAGSVSIPSNGANGVIVADGGRFGGYSLWLRDGKPNFTYNLIDILPKPYRWSGTDAIGPGRHTIAFKFEYDGGGFGKGGSGTLLVDGKAVASQRIDHTVPFTLPWFEGLDIGSDNSTEVDPSYTVPNAFTGTIESVTFNTGPMKISRSQVPMYMAGLYAAWAGIQ, from the coding sequence GTGAAACGCGGTGTTGCAGTCGGTCTCACGGGCCTCGCGGTGGCGGGGGGTGCGACCGTCGCGCTGAGCCAGGGGCTCGACTTCAAAACGATCATGTCGTCGCTCGTCGAGACGCAGTCGATCGCGGACAGCGACGTCATTCCGGCACCGGCGCCGACCTTCGGCGGCACGATCGAGAGGGACGTCGCCAAATCCACGGCATGGTGGCCGCCGGCGATCGCGCCGAAGCCGGGATCGCCGAACGTGCTGCTCGTCTTGATCGACGACGAGGGTTTCGCCGCGAACAGCAGCTTCGGCGGCCTCATTCCGACGCCCGTATCGGATCAGCTCGCGCGCGAGGGCCTTCGCTATACGAACTTCCACACGACCTCGCTCTGCTCGCCGACGCGCGCAGCCCTGATCACCGGGCGCAACCACGGCGCCGTTGGCTACGAGATGATTGCCGAGTTGTCGACGGGCTTCCCCGGCTACAACGCGCAGATCGGCAAAGAGAACGCGACCGTCGCCCGGATCCTCCAAGCGAACGGTTACGCGACCGCATGGTTCGGTAAGGATCACAACGTCCCGCTCTATTGGGCGACCGACGCTGGGCCGAAGGACCAGTGGCCGACCGGACAGGGCTTCGATTACTTCTACGGGTTCCTCGGCGGGGATATGGACCAATGGCACCCGACGATCTTTGAGAACACGAATCAGATCTTTCCCGACGTCGGGCATCCGGGCTATAATCTCAACGTCGCGATGGCGGATCAGGCGGTCTCCTGGGTACACCGCATGACCGACCTGCGTCCGACGCAGCCGCTCTTTCTCTACTACGCGCCCGGCGCGACGCACGCTCCGCACCAGCCGACACCGGCCTGGATTGCCAAGATGAAGGGCAAATTCGACATGGGCTGGGATGCGTATCGCCAGTACGCGTTCAAGCGTCAGCAGCAGCAAGGCATCATCCCGAAGGGGGCCAAGCTGACGCCATGGCCGGACGAGAACGCCGGTGGAATTTACGGCGAGACGCGCCTTCCGCACTGGAATACGCTCTCGGCTTCCGAGAAGCGCGAATACGCGCACATGATGGAGGTCTACGCGGCGTACCTTGCGGAGACCGATTACGAGGTCGGGCGCGTCATTCAGTCGTTTAAGGATACCGGACGCTATAACAACACGCTGATCTTCTACATCCACGGCGACAACGGGGCGAGCGCCGAGGGCGGCTTCGAAGGTACGCCGAGCGAGGTTTGGGCATTCAACGGCGTCTTCCCCAAGGTCAAGCGGTTCTGGCCGCGTTTCGGCTCGCACTGGGGCGACGAGTACACCGACGTGCATTATCCGGTGGCCTGGGCGTGGGCGCTCGATACTCCTTTTAAGTGGACGAAGCAAGTCGCGTCGTACTTCGGCGGCACGCGCAACGGCCTGATCGTCTCGTGGCCGGGCCACATCGGCGATCCGGGCGGCCTGCGCACGCAGTTCCACCACGTCATCGACATCGAGCCGACGATCCTCGAGGCGTGCGGCATCAAGCAACCCTCGGAGGTGGACGGCGTCAAGCAGAAGCCGATCGAAGGCGTCAGCATGGTCTACACGTTCGATAAGGCGAATGCGAACGCGCCTTCAAATCACCACGTGCAGTACTTCGAGATGTTCGGCGCGCCGGCGATCTACCAAGACGGCTGGATCGCGACGACCGACCCAACGAATCTGCCGTGGCTCGTGCTCTCGAACAAGTTCACGCCCGATCGCTGGGAGACGATGACCTGGCACCTCTACCACGTCACGGCCGATGACGACTGGACCGAGTACGCCGACGTGCAGTCGCAGTATCCCGACAAACTCAAGGAACTGCAGGCACTCTTCGTCAGCGAGGGCGAGAAGAACAACGTCTTCCCGATCAACAATCTGCCGAATTTCTTCGATCCGCGGCCGAGCCTGATCGGAGATCGCACGACCGTCACGTATCACCCGGGGATTACCGCGCTCAATCAAGCCGATACCCCGAACATCCTCAATCGCGACTTCACGATCGCGGGCAGCGTCTCGATACCATCGAACGGCGCCAACGGCGTGATCGTCGCCGACGGCGGTAGGTTTGGGGGGTACTCGCTCTGGCTGCGCGACGGCAAGCCAAACTTCACGTACAACCTCATCGACATTCTGCCGAAGCCGTATCGCTGGTCGGGCACGGATGCGATCGGCCCGGGCCGTCACACGATCGCCTTTAAGTTCGAGTACGACGGCGGCGGCTTCGGCAAGGGCGGAAGCGGGACGCTGCTCGTGGACGGCAAGGCTGTCGCGAGCCAAAGGATCGACCATACGGTTCCGTTCACGCTGCCGTGGTTCGAAGGCCTCGACATCGGAAGCGACAACTCGACCGAGGTCGATCCGAGCTACACGGTTCCCAATGCGTTCACCGGCACCATCGAATCCGTGACGTTCAACACGGGTCCGATGAAGATCTCACGCAGCCAGGTGCCGATGTATATGGCCGGTCTCTACGCGGCGTGGGCGGGCATTCAATGA
- the pdxS gene encoding pyridoxal 5'-phosphate synthase lyase subunit PdxS — MEGTGTVTVKRGLAQMLKGGVIMDVVTPEHAAIAQEAGAVAVMALERIPADIRAAGGVARMSGIELIRGIMDAVTIPVMAKVRIGHFAEAQVLQELGVDYIDESEVLTPADDKYHVDKHRFTTPFVCGARDLGEALRRIAEGAAMIRSKGEAGSGNIVEAVRHMRAIGDGIRELSVAPKEELVARARDLGAPLELVAQVAAGGKLPVVLFCAGGVATPADAALMMQLGAEGIFVGSGIFKSKDPGRFARAIVDATTHFNEPRVVLEACRSLGASEAMPGLDVRRLSESELLAPRGN; from the coding sequence ATGGAAGGCACCGGAACCGTAACCGTTAAGCGCGGGCTCGCGCAGATGCTCAAGGGCGGCGTCATCATGGACGTCGTCACGCCCGAACACGCCGCAATCGCCCAAGAGGCCGGCGCGGTCGCCGTCATGGCGCTCGAACGAATCCCCGCCGACATTCGCGCGGCCGGGGGCGTCGCTCGCATGAGCGGCATCGAGTTGATCCGCGGCATCATGGACGCCGTGACGATTCCGGTCATGGCGAAGGTGCGGATCGGGCATTTTGCCGAGGCGCAGGTTCTGCAAGAACTCGGCGTGGACTACATCGACGAGTCGGAAGTTCTCACGCCCGCCGACGACAAGTATCACGTAGACAAACACCGCTTCACCACGCCGTTTGTCTGCGGCGCTCGCGATCTCGGCGAAGCGCTCCGCCGCATCGCCGAAGGCGCCGCGATGATTCGCAGCAAAGGCGAGGCAGGCAGCGGGAATATCGTCGAAGCCGTCCGCCACATGCGCGCGATCGGCGACGGCATTCGCGAGTTGAGCGTCGCACCGAAGGAAGAGCTCGTTGCGCGCGCGCGCGATCTCGGCGCTCCGCTCGAGCTCGTCGCGCAGGTCGCCGCCGGCGGAAAGCTCCCGGTCGTGCTCTTCTGCGCCGGCGGCGTCGCCACGCCGGCCGACGCGGCGCTCATGATGCAGCTCGGCGCCGAGGGCATTTTCGTCGGCAGCGGGATCTTCAAGTCGAAGGATCCGGGGCGGTTCGCGCGCGCGATCGTGGACGCGACGACGCACTTCAACGAGCCGCGCGTCGTCCTCGAAGCGTGCCGGTCGCTCGGCGCGTCCGAGGCGATGCCGGGGCTCGACGTCCGCCGTCTCTCGGAGAGCGAGTTGCTGGCGCCGCGTGGCAACTAA
- a CDS encoding anaerobic sulfatase maturase encodes MTTPIRVETRPSRVPGFHLLAKPTGATCNLDCSYCFFLSKEMLYPGGRFRMADELLENYVKQLVQSHATPDVYVAWQGGEPTLMGLPFFERSIEYARKHGRPGQTIHYTIQTNGTTIDESWAAFFKKHGFLVGISIDGPRAMHDAYRVDKGGQPTFDKVMRGLGHLRKRKVEYNVLTTLHRANADHPLEVYRFLRDECGARYMQFIPIIERFADEATEWRSWRDRPFYTQTGANVTARSVTAKQYGKFHSGVFDEWVRTDVGRVFVQLFDTTLENWYSGQTSLCIHRATCGTSLAMEHNGDVYSCDHFVEPRFKLGNIAEKPLVDLVNSAQQRWFGEYKNASLPKYCRECDVRFACHGGCPKDRFISAPDGEPGLNYLCEGYKLFFHHVAPAMGVMVQLLHENRAPSEIAAMYRRGLLS; translated from the coding sequence GTGACGACGCCCATACGAGTCGAGACCAGGCCGAGCCGCGTGCCCGGCTTTCATCTGCTGGCAAAGCCGACCGGCGCGACGTGCAATCTCGACTGCTCGTACTGCTTCTTCCTCTCGAAGGAGATGCTCTATCCGGGCGGCCGCTTTCGGATGGCCGACGAGCTGCTCGAGAACTACGTCAAGCAACTCGTCCAGTCGCACGCCACCCCCGACGTCTACGTCGCCTGGCAGGGTGGCGAGCCGACGCTCATGGGCCTACCTTTCTTCGAGCGCTCCATCGAATACGCACGCAAGCACGGCCGCCCGGGCCAGACGATCCATTACACGATCCAGACGAACGGGACGACGATAGACGAGTCCTGGGCCGCGTTCTTCAAGAAGCACGGCTTCCTCGTTGGGATCAGCATCGATGGACCGCGGGCCATGCACGACGCCTATCGCGTCGACAAAGGCGGGCAGCCAACCTTCGACAAGGTGATGCGCGGGCTTGGCCATCTGAGAAAGCGCAAGGTCGAGTACAATGTCCTCACGACGCTGCATCGCGCGAACGCGGACCATCCGCTCGAGGTTTACCGGTTCCTGCGCGACGAGTGCGGGGCGCGCTACATGCAGTTCATCCCGATCATCGAGCGTTTCGCCGACGAGGCGACAGAATGGCGCAGCTGGCGAGATCGTCCGTTCTACACGCAGACTGGGGCCAACGTCACCGCGCGCTCGGTCACGGCGAAACAGTATGGCAAGTTCCACTCGGGGGTCTTCGACGAGTGGGTGCGGACCGACGTCGGCCGCGTCTTCGTCCAGCTCTTCGACACGACGCTCGAGAATTGGTACTCCGGGCAGACCTCGCTCTGCATCCATCGCGCGACGTGCGGAACCTCGCTCGCCATGGAGCACAACGGAGACGTTTATTCGTGCGATCACTTCGTCGAGCCGCGATTCAAGCTCGGCAACATCGCAGAGAAACCGCTCGTGGATCTCGTCAACTCGGCGCAGCAGCGCTGGTTCGGCGAGTACAAGAACGCGTCGCTCCCAAAGTACTGCCGTGAGTGCGACGTGCGATTCGCCTGCCACGGCGGCTGCCCGAAGGATCGTTTTATCTCCGCGCCCGACGGCGAGCCTGGGCTAAACTACCTGTGCGAGGGCTACAAGCTCTTTTTTCACCACGTCGCGCCGGCGATGGGCGTCATGGTGCAGCTGCTTCACGAAAACCGCGCACCATCGGAGATCGCAGCGATGTACCGACGGGGCCTACTCTCGTAA